A stretch of the Limnothrix sp. FACHB-406 genome encodes the following:
- the corA gene encoding magnesium/cobalt transporter CorA: protein MPFQAIPRRLKLWRGQRRSKLFGIPAQIVQPAVFPWTQDGSEDFFAEEPGSTPGTLRIDPDAAPSELIAIDYSRTHWERQLLAAPTDCEPLLDSGSVTWLDVQGLGSEEVLRQLGQVFRLHALTLEDIANVPQRPKVEFEDDRILVLVHMLSPRGKGGGYFTEQVSLLLGSNYVVTVQEESEHDALEPVRERLRTDRGIIRRMGSDYLLCALLDAIVDGCYPAMDYYAQEIERLECAILFEPDRKLMREIYMIERDLLTLRRWMAPQTHAIALLMREQHPLISPDVRAYLQECYEHATDILDVVTLYQELTVNLMNLYMSAVSNRMNEIMKVLTIVSAIFIPLTFLAGIYGMNFNTETSPWNMPELNWRYGYLVCWLVMIVTACGLVLYFWRRGWFKNSF from the coding sequence ATGCCTTTCCAAGCCATTCCTCGTCGCCTCAAACTCTGGCGTGGTCAGCGGCGCTCCAAGCTGTTTGGCATTCCTGCGCAAATCGTGCAGCCCGCCGTTTTTCCCTGGACCCAGGACGGATCCGAAGACTTTTTTGCCGAAGAACCCGGCAGTACCCCGGGGACATTGCGGATTGACCCCGATGCCGCCCCGTCGGAGCTAATCGCCATTGATTACAGTCGCACTCACTGGGAGCGGCAACTTTTGGCTGCCCCCACTGACTGTGAACCCCTGCTCGATTCCGGATCGGTCACTTGGTTGGATGTGCAAGGGCTGGGTTCCGAGGAGGTGTTGCGCCAGTTGGGGCAAGTGTTTCGCCTCCATGCCCTCACCTTGGAAGATATTGCCAATGTGCCCCAACGGCCCAAGGTGGAATTTGAGGACGATCGCATCTTGGTGTTGGTGCATATGTTGTCGCCCAGGGGCAAAGGTGGCGGTTATTTCACAGAACAAGTCAGCCTTTTGTTGGGCAGCAATTATGTTGTGACCGTGCAAGAAGAATCGGAGCACGATGCCCTAGAACCCGTGCGAGAACGCTTGCGAACCGATCGCGGAATTATTCGGCGGATGGGATCGGATTATTTGCTATGTGCCCTTTTGGATGCGATCGTGGATGGGTGCTATCCCGCCATGGATTATTACGCCCAGGAAATTGAACGATTGGAATGCGCCATTTTGTTTGAACCCGATCGCAAATTAATGCGCGAAATTTATATGATTGAGCGCGATTTGTTAACCCTACGGCGGTGGATGGCTCCCCAAACCCACGCGATCGCCCTGTTGATGCGCGAACAACATCCCCTAATCAGCCCAGACGTGCGGGCTTATTTGCAAGAGTGTTATGAACATGCCACGGATATTTTGGATGTGGTCACGCTCTATCAAGAATTGACTGTGAACCTGATGAATTTATACATGTCCGCTGTCAGCAACCGCATGAATGAAATCATGAAGGTGTTAACAATTGTTTCGGCAATTTTTATTCCCCTCACCTTTTTGGCGGGGATCTATGGCATGAATTTCAATACCGAAACTTCGCCTTGGAATATGCCAGAATTGAATTGGCGCTATGGCTATCTTGTCTGTTGGTTGGTGATGATTGTCACTGCCTGTGGATTGGTGCTGTATTTTTGGCGAAGAGGCTGGTTCAAGAATTCTTTTTAG
- a CDS encoding DUF4079 domain-containing protein — protein sequence MNLIPEDIKPYLNLFHPILMWVLLGLTVYALYLGVQARRTRTAEAEVRKELIKGKFANRHYQIGSLILALMVLGTIGGMAATYINNNKLFVGPHLLAGLGMTGLIAVSAALSPLMQKGQDWARYAHIGLNVAIVGLFGWQAVSGMDIFQRILQNF from the coding sequence GTGAATCTGATTCCCGAAGACATTAAGCCCTATTTGAATTTGTTTCACCCGATTTTGATGTGGGTGTTGCTGGGTCTGACGGTTTATGCACTGTATTTGGGAGTCCAGGCCCGTCGGACTCGGACAGCGGAGGCGGAGGTGCGCAAGGAGTTGATTAAGGGGAAGTTTGCCAATCGCCACTACCAAATCGGTTCGTTGATTTTGGCGCTGATGGTGTTGGGGACGATCGGGGGGATGGCAGCGACCTATATCAATAACAACAAGCTGTTTGTGGGGCCGCACCTGTTGGCGGGCTTGGGGATGACGGGGCTGATTGCGGTGTCGGCGGCCCTTTCACCGTTGATGCAAAAGGGGCAAGATTGGGCCCGCTATGCCCACATTGGTTTGAATGTGGCCATTGTGGGACTGTTTGGCTGGCAGGCGGTTTCGGGAATGGATATTTTCCAGCGCATTTTGCAGAATTTCTAG
- a CDS encoding S-layer homology domain-containing protein, with amino-acid sequence MRSRRFFLGPCFGADRDRVATNLEAGSPLPVRAIATLPWPNWAQTCATCVEGRLRAIASPGAAAPSSVVNTASISTMPQTFYVNPTSGNDSADGSQGAPLKTIAAALRKTQAGDRVQLAAGTYSSTSGEEFPLTVPSGVTVVGNEGTKGGGILVRGSGRYVSPTFAGQNVLFLLTDDAHLRGVTATNPETRGTAAWVESARPTIANNTFVNSNREGVFVSGSSVPLVEGNLFETNSGNGLSIDRNSSGTIRGNTFRNTGFGIAVGGNASPTISGNVITGNRSGVVASQTARPILRNNTIENNRDDGLTVINQALPDLGSTGQPGNNVFRANGKYDIQNATTNTIVAVGNQIGTVLGSVSSSGSVSPSPTPVPIPSPGPSPTPTPTPVPVPTPVPVPTPIDDLKGHWAEAFIRALISQGVVKGFEDGSFRPNNKLTRAEYAALVVKAFDRPLVKPPIGFSDVPAGFWAIGAIAKASQMGFISGFPDNSFRPGQNLTRTQALLSITNGLGLSGGSLNLLGNFADRAQIPSYATNPIATATANRLVVNYPQLNALRPLEDITRAEVAALIYQARVLLNQASALTSPYIVQPDTKLPAFTDTRNHWAEPFIEALANRGLIGGFPDGSFRPDATMTRAQFASAIAKVFNPPAERPGKTFTDVNSNFWGNAAIQQAYRAGFMSGTSETTFSPDATLQKVQIAVALASGLDWPDGTEADLAALSDREAVAKWARPKVAAVLKRKALVSYPSANTFAPERFATRAEVAAMLYQALRDRDGSLTAINSPYVLSA; translated from the coding sequence GTGCGATCGCGCCGGTTTTTTTTGGGCCCCTGCTTCGGGGCCGATCGAGACCGGGTGGCCACCAATTTGGAGGCCGGCTCCCCCCTGCCCGTACGGGCGATCGCAACGTTACCATGGCCAAATTGGGCCCAAACTTGCGCCACCTGCGTTGAAGGGCGTTTAAGGGCGATCGCCTCGCCCGGGGCCGCAGCACCTTCATCCGTTGTTAATACAGCATCGATATCAACCATGCCACAGACGTTTTATGTGAACCCGACCAGCGGTAATGACAGCGCTGATGGATCCCAGGGTGCGCCGCTGAAGACCATTGCGGCGGCCCTGCGCAAAACCCAAGCGGGCGATCGGGTGCAACTGGCTGCGGGAACTTACAGCAGCACCAGCGGCGAAGAATTTCCGCTGACGGTTCCTTCGGGGGTGACCGTGGTGGGCAACGAAGGAACGAAGGGCGGCGGCATTTTGGTGCGGGGCAGTGGCCGCTATGTTAGCCCCACCTTTGCGGGTCAAAATGTCCTTTTTCTATTGACGGATGATGCCCACCTGCGGGGGGTGACGGCGACTAATCCGGAAACTCGGGGAACGGCGGCTTGGGTAGAGTCGGCTCGCCCCACGATCGCCAACAATACCTTTGTGAACTCCAACCGGGAAGGGGTGTTCGTCAGCGGTTCCAGTGTGCCCCTGGTGGAAGGGAACTTGTTTGAAACCAACTCCGGTAATGGCTTGTCGATCGACCGGAACTCTAGCGGCACAATTCGCGGCAACACCTTCCGAAATACGGGATTTGGGATTGCGGTGGGGGGCAACGCCAGCCCCACGATCAGCGGCAATGTGATTACAGGGAACCGTAGCGGTGTGGTGGCTTCCCAAACGGCCCGCCCCATTTTGCGCAACAACACGATCGAGAACAACCGAGATGACGGTCTGACGGTCATTAATCAGGCCCTGCCGGACTTGGGCAGCACTGGCCAACCGGGCAACAATGTGTTTCGGGCGAACGGTAAGTACGACATCCAAAACGCCACCACGAACACGATCGTGGCCGTTGGCAACCAGATTGGCACGGTGTTGGGATCCGTGTCCTCGTCCGGTTCGGTGTCGCCTTCGCCTACGCCCGTGCCAATTCCGTCGCCGGGCCCCTCACCGACCCCAACTCCCACGCCGGTTCCCGTACCCACGCCGGTTCCTGTGCCCACCCCGATCGACGATCTGAAGGGCCATTGGGCAGAGGCCTTCATTCGGGCTTTGATCAGCCAGGGGGTGGTGAAGGGGTTTGAGGATGGCTCTTTCCGGCCCAATAACAAGTTGACGCGGGCGGAATATGCGGCGCTGGTGGTGAAGGCGTTCGATCGCCCGCTGGTCAAACCTCCCATTGGTTTTAGTGATGTGCCAGCGGGTTTTTGGGCGATCGGGGCGATTGCTAAGGCCAGTCAAATGGGCTTCATTTCCGGTTTCCCAGATAACAGCTTCCGCCCGGGCCAGAACTTGACCCGCACCCAAGCCCTGTTGTCCATTACCAATGGTTTGGGCCTGTCGGGTGGATCGCTGAATCTGTTGGGGAATTTTGCCGATCGTGCGCAAATCCCCAGCTACGCCACCAACCCGATCGCGACGGCCACGGCCAATCGCCTGGTGGTGAATTATCCCCAACTGAACGCCCTGCGTCCCCTAGAAGACATTACCCGCGCTGAAGTGGCCGCTTTGATTTATCAAGCACGGGTGTTGCTGAACCAAGCGTCGGCCCTCACATCGCCCTACATCGTACAGCCCGATACCAAGCTGCCGGCCTTTACGGACACGCGCAACCACTGGGCAGAGCCGTTCATCGAGGCCTTGGCGAATCGGGGACTAATCGGGGGCTTCCCCGATGGATCCTTCCGTCCCGATGCCACCATGACCCGCGCCCAGTTTGCCAGCGCGATCGCCAAGGTCTTTAATCCACCGGCCGAGCGACCGGGCAAAACTTTTACGGACGTGAATTCCAACTTCTGGGGCAATGCGGCGATCCAGCAGGCCTACCGGGCGGGCTTTATGTCTGGCACGTCGGAAACCACCTTCAGCCCCGATGCCACGTTGCAAAAGGTGCAAATTGCCGTGGCCCTGGCCAGTGGCTTGGATTGGCCGGACGGCACGGAGGCGGATTTGGCGGCCTTGAGCGATCGAGAAGCGGTGGCCAAGTGGGCCCGGCCCAAGGTGGCGGCTGTTTTGAAGCGCAAGGCGTTGGTCAGTTACCCCAGTGCCAACACCTTTGCTCCCGAGCGGTTTGCAACGCGGGCGGAGGTGGCGGCCATGTTGTACCAGGCCCTGCGCGATCGGGATGGATCGTTAACGGCCATTAATTCTCCCTACGTTCTTTCGGCTTAG
- a CDS encoding S-layer homology domain-containing protein, which yields MTRDYDLIGYGDEVPGVLALVAAAREYRARSGGQPLKTLLLTAGDTSYGVGGHLIRGQLCYLDRTHLSPKLREQYGMGLYGDPASLYQEFLQRSGVVEVGLDWRKGDRALREMLLEAGVDIVDQAKISRVQKTGDQLLSITTDDGDTFQAKQFIDSTVNAGLLQRAQGLTVRGFGTLGLPDSALPVSLVFETQGLTVDFLRRAEAGWIQRFCNPKDTEAQKYLSIAAGGDPKRVQWFISRMQDSAGRPMTMVVGPDYIDVRCHVLSVLYHAYRGTAWNLEQTKFILDSPNIAVLPGGRMSWNALLCFVTANEAEALAQNAGLPTARMQQEVEHVSRWLKSFGQQIAVTPAHELYIRYAGSMVDPIHPFSGAQMLAGGLPTREALGTFCYKFDVRGGIPGLGKKALAKNHKSLQFLAEPVPVFNYGIRHAISKSVPNVAVVSPASGYFGIAPAAGRIVELNAGVGQGLGIAAAIAIQGGRNLADVTNVEVNQILKTRGQLPTIYGIGQALSQKFADFEKDMFPNPLPIPRPDPIDDVSEHWAKDFIQILRDRKVMGGYEDGSFRPNNTISRAEFSAVLGRAFDLPLRRAERSFVDVPSNHWAHGAVQKAWRMGFLTGYQGDRFLPNAEIRRGDAMTALVNGLGLPAGDLKLLGLYQDRATIPPYATGAIATATERRMVVNYPQKRQIRSQDPLTRGELATLIHQALAARGTVPPLNSEHIVQPIDPSTLPLFADLEGHWARHFVEAFAIEGWISGYKDGTFRPNDPMTRAQFAVLVTAAIKPLARRPAKAFRDVPRGHWADRAIEQAYAAEFLSGMGADQFQPDGPLKRLQVAVALVSGLRWADEAVAVLNSLSDRAAIPAWAQPKVATALRRRLLVNYPDPQRLDPDRTATRAEVVVMLYQALVASGRLKPLNSDMISQPAPLPT from the coding sequence ATGACTCGGGACTATGACCTGATTGGTTACGGTGATGAAGTGCCAGGGGTTCTGGCCCTGGTGGCGGCGGCCCGGGAATATCGGGCCCGATCGGGCGGTCAACCACTCAAAACCCTGCTGCTCACGGCCGGCGACACCAGCTATGGCGTGGGCGGCCACCTAATCCGAGGACAACTGTGTTACCTAGACCGCACCCACCTCTCCCCTAAGCTTCGGGAACAATACGGCATGGGTCTTTATGGCGATCCCGCCAGCCTATATCAGGAGTTCTTGCAGCGATCGGGCGTGGTGGAAGTGGGCCTCGATTGGCGCAAGGGCGATCGGGCCCTGCGGGAAATGCTGTTGGAAGCGGGCGTGGATATTGTTGACCAGGCAAAAATCAGCCGCGTTCAAAAAACGGGCGATCAGCTCCTGTCCATCACCACCGACGATGGCGACACCTTCCAAGCCAAGCAATTCATCGATTCCACCGTGAATGCGGGCCTCCTGCAAAGGGCCCAGGGCCTGACCGTCCGAGGCTTTGGCACGTTGGGGCTACCCGATTCGGCCCTGCCCGTTTCGCTGGTTTTCGAGACCCAGGGCCTCACCGTAGACTTCCTGCGCCGGGCCGAGGCAGGTTGGATCCAACGATTCTGTAATCCCAAGGATACCGAAGCTCAAAAATATCTCTCGATCGCGGCCGGCGGCGATCCCAAGCGCGTGCAGTGGTTCATCTCCCGAATGCAAGATAGTGCCGGCCGACCGATGACCATGGTGGTTGGCCCCGACTACATCGATGTGCGCTGCCATGTCCTCTCGGTGCTCTATCACGCCTATCGCGGAACCGCCTGGAATTTGGAGCAAACCAAATTCATTCTCGACTCACCGAACATTGCCGTGCTGCCAGGCGGGCGCATGTCCTGGAACGCACTGCTTTGTTTTGTGACCGCCAACGAAGCGGAAGCCTTGGCCCAAAATGCCGGACTGCCCACCGCCCGGATGCAGCAGGAGGTGGAGCATGTGAGTCGGTGGCTCAAGAGCTTTGGGCAACAAATCGCCGTGACCCCGGCCCATGAGCTGTACATTCGCTATGCCGGCAGCATGGTCGATCCCATTCACCCCTTTTCTGGGGCCCAAATGCTGGCGGGCGGTTTGCCCACCCGTGAGGCCCTAGGCACGTTCTGCTACAAATTCGATGTGCGGGGCGGCATTCCTGGCCTGGGCAAAAAAGCGCTGGCTAAAAATCACAAGAGTTTGCAATTTTTGGCGGAGCCAGTGCCGGTGTTTAACTACGGCATTCGCCACGCCATTTCTAAATCCGTGCCCAATGTGGCGGTGGTGAGTCCGGCTTCTGGTTATTTCGGCATTGCTCCGGCGGCCGGGCGGATTGTGGAGTTGAATGCGGGCGTGGGCCAAGGTTTGGGGATTGCGGCGGCGATCGCCATTCAAGGGGGGCGCAACTTGGCCGATGTGACCAACGTGGAGGTCAATCAAATTCTGAAAACGCGGGGTCAGTTGCCAACCATCTACGGGATTGGGCAGGCCCTCTCCCAAAAGTTTGCGGACTTTGAAAAGGACATGTTTCCTAATCCGTTGCCGATCCCGCGACCCGACCCGATCGATGATGTGTCCGAGCACTGGGCGAAAGACTTCATTCAGATCCTGCGCGATCGCAAAGTCATGGGGGGCTATGAAGACGGCTCTTTTCGCCCCAACAACACCATCAGCCGGGCGGAGTTTTCGGCGGTATTGGGTCGGGCATTTGATTTACCCCTGCGGAGGGCGGAGCGATCGTTTGTGGATGTGCCCAGCAACCATTGGGCCCATGGGGCGGTGCAAAAGGCCTGGCGGATGGGATTCTTAACGGGCTATCAGGGCGATCGCTTCTTGCCCAATGCGGAAATTCGGCGCGGCGATGCCATGACCGCTCTGGTGAATGGTTTGGGGTTACCGGCGGGCGATCTGAAACTGCTGGGGCTGTACCAAGACCGGGCCACCATTCCTCCCTATGCAACGGGGGCGATCGCCACGGCCACAGAGCGGCGCATGGTGGTGAACTATCCCCAAAAACGCCAGATTCGATCCCAAGATCCCCTCACTCGGGGAGAGTTGGCGACCCTGATTCACCAGGCCCTGGCGGCGCGGGGAACCGTTCCGCCGCTAAATTCCGAGCATATTGTGCAGCCGATCGACCCCAGCACCTTGCCCCTGTTTGCCGATTTGGAGGGACATTGGGCCCGGCATTTTGTGGAAGCCTTCGCGATCGAGGGTTGGATCAGCGGCTACAAAGACGGCACTTTTCGCCCCAATGACCCCATGACGCGGGCCCAATTTGCCGTGCTGGTAACTGCCGCCATCAAACCCCTAGCCCGGCGACCTGCCAAGGCGTTTCGGGATGTGCCCCGAGGTCACTGGGCCGATCGCGCCATTGAGCAGGCCTATGCGGCCGAGTTTCTTTCGGGCATGGGAGCCGATCAATTTCAGCCCGATGGCCCCCTCAAGCGGCTGCAAGTGGCCGTGGCCTTGGTGAGCGGGTTGCGGTGGGCCGATGAAGCCGTGGCGGTGCTCAATAGCTTGAGCGATCGTGCGGCGATTCCCGCTTGGGCCCAACCCAAGGTGGCCACCGCCCTGCGTCGCCGGTTGTTGGTGAACTATCCCGATCCCCAGCGGCTCGATCCCGATCGCACCGCAACCCGGGCGGAAGTTGTCGTCATGCTTTACCAAGCCCTGGTCGCCAGCGGCCGGCTCAAACCCCTGAACTCCGACATGATCAGCCAACCGGCTCCCCTGCCCACTTGA
- a CDS encoding Crp/Fnr family transcriptional regulator, translating to MEDRPTSRDTHADIERLIESAPFFRALPRDAVELATAHVVTRTHPSNQVILLENDWGGSVYFILEGWVKIRTYNLEGKEVTLNILGRGEIFGEMAALDEVPRSTDAITLAPTTIGSIPAQDFITLVETEPQAGIKLAQLMGRRLRQVNRRLRLRESDSVSRVADILMFLAEGQGRSSDRGVEIPNLPHRELSSLSGLARETVTRVLTKLEKKSLIERDGDVLRIPSLNALERTIC from the coding sequence ATGGAAGACCGTCCCACCTCCCGTGACACCCATGCGGACATTGAGCGGCTCATCGAATCGGCTCCGTTTTTCCGGGCGCTGCCGCGTGATGCCGTTGAGTTAGCCACTGCCCACGTTGTCACCCGCACCCACCCATCGAACCAAGTCATTCTGCTGGAAAATGACTGGGGCGGTTCGGTGTACTTCATCTTGGAAGGCTGGGTCAAAATCCGCACCTACAACCTGGAAGGCAAGGAAGTGACCCTGAATATTCTGGGTCGCGGTGAAATTTTTGGCGAAATGGCGGCCCTCGATGAAGTGCCCCGATCGACCGATGCCATTACCTTGGCCCCCACCACCATTGGCAGCATTCCCGCCCAAGACTTTATTACCCTTGTGGAAACGGAACCCCAGGCGGGCATCAAGTTGGCCCAACTGATGGGGCGGCGGTTGCGCCAGGTGAACCGGCGGTTGCGATTGCGGGAATCCGACAGCGTATCGCGGGTGGCCGATATTTTGATGTTTTTGGCGGAGGGTCAGGGCCGCAGCAGCGATCGGGGCGTGGAGATTCCCAACTTGCCCCATCGCGAACTGAGCAGCCTTAGTGGCCTGGCCCGCGAAACCGTGACCCGGGTGCTGACCAAGTTGGAAAAAAAGAGCTTGATTGAACGGGATGGGGATGTGCTGCGAATCCCCAGTTTGAACGCTTTGGAGCGAACCATTTGCTAG
- a CDS encoding mannose-1-phosphate guanyltransferase translates to MRAVLMAGGSGTRLRPLTCDLPKPMVPILNRPIAEHIINLLKRHGIFEIIATLHYLPDIFRDYFQDGSDFGVRLSYAVEEDQPLGTAGSVKNVEEWLSGTFLVISGDSITDFNLQAAIDFHRQKQSKATLVLTRVPNPIEFGAVIVDSDQRIVRFLEKPSASEIFSDTINTGIYILEPEVLRHLERNQEADFSTDLFPLLLAEGEPIYGYIAEGYWCDVGHLDTYREAHYAALHGKVKLDFAYQMISPGLWVGENTAIDDRAKIVPPVLIGHNCRIGPRATIESGTVIGDNVTIGTEADLKRPIIWNGAIIGEEAHLYACTIARGVRIDRRARVFEGVAIGSLSMVGEESQINSLVRVWPSKHIESGAILNLDLIWGQTAHRNLFGQRGVAGLANIDITPEFAVKLGAAYGSTLQPGAQVTVSRDQRSISRMVTRSFISGLMSVGVNVQNLEATPIPVARSVVPTLGVVGGVHVRIDPDRPDRAAIEFFDDKGINLSKGKEKKIEGAYFKEDLRRVQIDEIGDVFYPSQTLEIYRSCFEKHLNLEAIRYSNAKVVVDYAYSVSGAILPQLLSKFGCEAVVLNASLTQMVADADGREALLVQLGRVVEAISATFGAQILANGEQLILADEAGGLIRGEALTALMVEAVLAAHPRSSVAVPVRASGVIEQIARRHDGRVIRTKCNPTALMETCRAYPNVVLGGSGDMGFIFPELHPGFDAMFCVAKLIELLAIQERTLADLRADSLPRIYHKYFTVRCPWTVKGALMRHLVESHSPSTLEMIDGIKVHDRARDSWILVLPDASEPLVHLIADSPSREWVELTLRDYRQLVQEFIARDRGIEEIVEFENRVLA, encoded by the coding sequence ATGCGCGCAGTGTTAATGGCTGGTGGTTCTGGAACGCGCCTGCGCCCATTGACCTGTGACTTACCCAAGCCAATGGTTCCCATTTTGAACCGCCCGATCGCTGAGCATATTATTAACCTGCTCAAGCGCCACGGCATTTTTGAAATTATCGCCACCCTGCACTATTTACCCGATATTTTTCGGGACTATTTTCAAGATGGGTCAGATTTTGGTGTGCGTTTAAGCTATGCCGTTGAGGAAGATCAACCCCTTGGCACGGCCGGTTCAGTGAAGAACGTGGAAGAGTGGCTGAGCGGCACGTTTTTGGTCATTAGCGGCGACAGCATCACGGATTTTAATTTACAAGCAGCGATCGACTTCCATCGCCAAAAGCAATCGAAAGCGACCCTAGTGTTGACAAGGGTTCCCAACCCCATTGAGTTTGGGGCCGTGATTGTGGACTCGGATCAGCGAATCGTTCGTTTTTTGGAAAAACCATCGGCCAGCGAAATTTTTTCAGACACAATTAACACGGGAATTTATATTCTAGAACCGGAAGTTTTGCGCCATCTAGAACGTAATCAGGAAGCGGACTTTTCCACAGATTTATTTCCCCTGCTGCTGGCCGAAGGAGAACCCATTTATGGCTATATCGCCGAGGGCTATTGGTGCGATGTGGGGCATTTGGACACCTATCGCGAAGCCCACTATGCAGCCCTCCACGGCAAGGTCAAACTGGATTTCGCCTATCAAATGATTTCGCCGGGTTTGTGGGTGGGCGAAAATACCGCGATCGACGATCGCGCCAAAATTGTGCCCCCCGTTTTGATTGGTCACAACTGCCGAATTGGCCCCCGTGCCACGATCGAGTCCGGCACGGTCATTGGCGATAACGTCACGATCGGCACCGAAGCGGATCTCAAGCGCCCCATCATTTGGAACGGGGCAATTATTGGCGAAGAAGCCCACCTCTACGCCTGCACGATCGCCCGAGGGGTGCGAATCGATCGCCGGGCCCGGGTGTTTGAAGGCGTGGCGATCGGTTCCCTGTCCATGGTGGGCGAAGAGTCCCAAATCAACAGCCTGGTGCGTGTTTGGCCCAGCAAACACATTGAATCGGGAGCCATCCTCAATTTGGATTTAATTTGGGGCCAAACCGCCCACCGCAACCTGTTTGGTCAGCGCGGCGTAGCTGGCTTAGCCAACATTGACATCACGCCAGAATTTGCCGTCAAACTGGGAGCCGCCTATGGTTCCACCCTGCAACCGGGCGCACAGGTGACCGTTTCGCGCGACCAACGCAGCATCTCGCGGATGGTGACGCGATCGTTCATTTCCGGCCTGATGTCCGTGGGAGTCAATGTCCAAAACCTGGAGGCCACACCGATTCCCGTAGCTCGCAGTGTTGTGCCCACCTTGGGAGTGGTGGGCGGTGTGCATGTGCGCATTGATCCCGATCGACCCGATCGCGCCGCCATTGAATTTTTTGACGACAAGGGCATTAACCTCTCCAAAGGCAAAGAGAAAAAAATCGAAGGAGCCTATTTCAAAGAAGATTTGCGCCGGGTGCAAATTGACGAAATTGGCGATGTTTTTTACCCCAGCCAAACCCTTGAAATCTACCGCAGTTGCTTTGAAAAACACCTCAACCTAGAGGCCATTCGCTATAGCAACGCCAAGGTGGTGGTGGACTATGCCTATTCCGTATCCGGTGCTATTTTGCCCCAACTGCTGAGTAAGTTTGGTTGCGAAGCGGTGGTGCTAAATGCCAGCTTGACCCAAATGGTGGCCGATGCCGATGGCCGAGAAGCCCTGTTGGTGCAACTCGGCCGCGTGGTGGAAGCGATTTCCGCCACCTTTGGGGCCCAAATTTTGGCCAATGGGGAACAGTTAATTTTGGCCGATGAAGCCGGTGGCCTGATTCGGGGGGAGGCGCTGACGGCATTGATGGTGGAGGCCGTGTTGGCGGCCCATCCCCGATCGTCCGTGGCGGTTCCCGTGCGGGCTTCGGGCGTGATCGAACAAATTGCCCGCCGCCACGATGGCCGCGTCATTCGCACCAAATGTAATCCCACCGCCCTGATGGAAACCTGCCGTGCTTATCCCAACGTTGTGCTGGGCGGCAGTGGGGATATGGGTTTCATTTTTCCAGAATTGCACCCGGGTTTTGATGCCATGTTCTGTGTTGCCAAACTCATCGAATTATTGGCAATTCAAGAGCGCACCTTAGCGGATTTGCGAGCCGATAGTTTGCCCCGCATCTATCACAAATACTTCACGGTGCGCTGTCCCTGGACGGTGAAGGGAGCCTTGATGCGCCACTTGGTTGAATCCCACTCGCCCAGCACCTTGGAAATGATTGATGGGATCAAAGTCCACGATCGCGCGCGGGACAGTTGGATCCTGGTGCTGCCCGATGCCAGTGAACCCCTGGTGCATTTAATTGCTGATAGCCCCAGTCGAGAATGGGTGGAGCTGACCCTGCGGGACTATCGCCAATTGGTGCAGGAATTCATTGCACGCGATCGGGGAATTGAAGAAATTGTGGAGTTTGAAAACCGCGTTTTGGCCTAA